The Dreissena polymorpha isolate Duluth1 chromosome 10, UMN_Dpol_1.0, whole genome shotgun sequence genome includes a region encoding these proteins:
- the LOC127848861 gene encoding putative nuclease HARBI1, with protein sequence MAGFFAMRGFPGVIGCVDCTHVRIISPGGEDEPSYVNRKGFHSLNVQATCDHKGMFTSINACWPGCCHDSHILRMSNIGQHLASHHQDPERGYLLGDSGYPCRPFLMTPFMQPVSDAQQRYNTAHIGTRNCIERAFGVWKRTFHVLHGEIRMKPTKVTRIVIACAVLHNLRLMWGEPPMDPEQLDDVPQGDMFQAANDGRRVRDTIVANYFM encoded by the exons ATGGCTGGTTTTTTCGCAATGAGGGGCTTCCCGGGAGTCATCGGTTGTGTTGATTGCACCCATGTACGAATAATTTCTCCCGGAGGTGAGGACGAACCGTCCTATGTAAATAGGAAAGGTTTCCACTCCCTCAATGTGCAGGCAACGTGCGACCATAAAG GGATGTTCACTAGCATAAACGCATGTTGGCCTGGATGCTGTCACGACTCGCACATTCTTCGGATGTCTAACATTGGACAGCATTTGGCCAGTCACCATCAAG ATCCTGAGCGTGGATATTTACTGGGTGACAGCGGTTATCCGTGTCGTCCTTTTTTGATGACTCCCTTCATGCAGCCAG TGTCAGATGCTCAGCAGAGATACAATACCGCTCACATCGGCACACGGAATTGCATAGAAAGAGCCTTTGGAGTTTGGAAAAGGACGTTCCATGTACTCCATGGGGAG ATACGCATGAAACCCACCAAGGTCACGCGAATTGTGATAGCCTGTGCCGTACTGCACAACTTGAGATTGATGTGGGGTGAACCACCAATGGATCCAGAACAGCTGGATGACGTACCACAAGGCGACATGTTTCAAGCGGCAAATGATGGCAGACGAGTTCGGGACACAATTGTTGCCAATTACTTTAtgtaa
- the LOC127848860 gene encoding uncharacterized protein LOC127848860 isoform X2: MADIDCDRKKSKMMSPMEIEVIREFMFDNINQMQESHSNGGPGAARKVRLLWEQLTEKVNAVGNGPRTVNQKKNAKKEVTDQKLGLAGTGGGRKLPEMTKTSAAVSELFAGSASFHGVSDDADTAIFGDLSSQAAYDALVDLVPLIEAAKVGSSLFLDCQGSNGHATETPQVTDEPAIVPVDATVPVSDVKFVATKVSEPTKKPQKNVATGKTAKSNITVPAKCNITVPNPRSLKEMQLAYFQHQNSLSVAQEAYYLKMASLADKLNVLADIAIDKIHKNE; encoded by the exons atggcGGATATCGATTGcgatagaaaaaaatcaaaaatgatGAGTCCGATGGAGATCGAGGTCATTCGAGAGTTTATGTTTGACAATATCAATCAAATGCAAGAATCCCACAGCAACGGTGGCCCCGGAGCCGCGAGGAAAGTGCGTTTGCTGTGGGAGCAATTGACTGAAAAGGTCAACGCAGTTGGAAACGGTCCGCGGACAGTAAACCAA AAAAAGAATGCAAAGAAAGAAGTAACTGACCAGAAGCTAGGGTTGGCTGGTACTGGCGGCGGCAGAAAGTTGCCAGAAATGACGAAGACGTCGGCGGCAGTGTCGGAGCTATTCGCGGGCTCCGCCAGTTTTCACGGTGTTAGCGATGACGCTGACACTGCTATATTTGGAG ATTTATCATCCCAGGCTGCCTACGATGCGCTTGTGGACTTGGTCCCACTTATTGAAGCGGCAAAAGTTGGATCCTCCTTGTTCCTGGACTGTCAGGGCAGCAATGGCCACGCAACGGAGACGCCGCAGGTCACAGACGAACCAGCGATCGTCCCCGTTGATG CAACAGTTCCAGTGTCTGATGTGAAGTTCGTTGCCACTAAAGTTAGTGAACCGACAAAGA AACCACAAAAGAACGTTGCCACCGGCAAAACTGCCAAAAGCAACATTACGGTACCTGCCAAGTGCAACATTACGGTACCTAACCCAAG ATCCTTAAAAGAAATGCAGCTGGCATACTTCCAGCACCAGAACAGCCTGTCAGTGGCACAAGAGGCCTATTACTTGAAAATGGCATCGCTGGCGGATAAATTGAATGTGCTAGCTGACATTGCAATagacaaaatacacaaaaatgaatga
- the LOC127848860 gene encoding uncharacterized protein LOC127848860 isoform X1: MADIDCDRKKSKMMSPMEIEVIREFMFDNINQMQESHSNGGPGAARKVRLLWEQLTEKVNAVGNGPRTVNQVKMKWNNMKKNAKKEVTDQKLGLAGTGGGRKLPEMTKTSAAVSELFAGSASFHGVSDDADTAIFGDLSSQAAYDALVDLVPLIEAAKVGSSLFLDCQGSNGHATETPQVTDEPAIVPVDATVPVSDVKFVATKVSEPTKKPQKNVATGKTAKSNITVPAKCNITVPNPRSLKEMQLAYFQHQNSLSVAQEAYYLKMASLADKLNVLADIAIDKIHKNE, from the exons atggcGGATATCGATTGcgatagaaaaaaatcaaaaatgatGAGTCCGATGGAGATCGAGGTCATTCGAGAGTTTATGTTTGACAATATCAATCAAATGCAAGAATCCCACAGCAACGGTGGCCCCGGAGCCGCGAGGAAAGTGCGTTTGCTGTGGGAGCAATTGACTGAAAAGGTCAACGCAGTTGGAAACGGTCCGCGGACAGTAAACCAAGTGAAGATGAAATGGAACAACATG AAAAAGAATGCAAAGAAAGAAGTAACTGACCAGAAGCTAGGGTTGGCTGGTACTGGCGGCGGCAGAAAGTTGCCAGAAATGACGAAGACGTCGGCGGCAGTGTCGGAGCTATTCGCGGGCTCCGCCAGTTTTCACGGTGTTAGCGATGACGCTGACACTGCTATATTTGGAG ATTTATCATCCCAGGCTGCCTACGATGCGCTTGTGGACTTGGTCCCACTTATTGAAGCGGCAAAAGTTGGATCCTCCTTGTTCCTGGACTGTCAGGGCAGCAATGGCCACGCAACGGAGACGCCGCAGGTCACAGACGAACCAGCGATCGTCCCCGTTGATG CAACAGTTCCAGTGTCTGATGTGAAGTTCGTTGCCACTAAAGTTAGTGAACCGACAAAGA AACCACAAAAGAACGTTGCCACCGGCAAAACTGCCAAAAGCAACATTACGGTACCTGCCAAGTGCAACATTACGGTACCTAACCCAAG ATCCTTAAAAGAAATGCAGCTGGCATACTTCCAGCACCAGAACAGCCTGTCAGTGGCACAAGAGGCCTATTACTTGAAAATGGCATCGCTGGCGGATAAATTGAATGTGCTAGCTGACATTGCAATagacaaaatacacaaaaatgaatga